One Poecilia reticulata strain Guanapo unplaced genomic scaffold, Guppy_female_1.0+MT scaffold_233, whole genome shotgun sequence genomic window carries:
- the ralgapb gene encoding ral GTPase-activating protein subunit beta isoform X5, with protein sequence MMDQFLKGQISVLSGFPPSVGRDVAVAVVKPLAAGLGNPSTRSLLRTDRQVLSSTQSLARESSMMSSETWQTLLHFLLRINHTLLAPPTPAGGLSKLSVAVLLEVWLLACSRCFPCRSLWQTFRQMFSSWRHQPAVVEQWSRVAAGLTSRLLPQMFGPSFPPFEVPGEDASLVPADMEGERVSHTWFKFLHLFSNPVDLIGPAAGSSLDEDVQLPGIFFRVMRSVGEMVDAFLGVTVRNSGQTKHLLPNTELGARSQSRDRLPSLGKQPQSTDPVHQNSSVVPVHLPVIFPPGFSVSRSPFRDRLPSYEFSRPRSGSAPPTPVNFPTTPEAPPIKSSSLSRKQQTPSSPHHWKSSSRLRSSCPPVNSAPRCPAHPLRCNTDSLLHLFGSWLFEAALITSGKQADVTVMSDRWAAGRAEACGTLCRIFTCKKTGENIQSIYLSRFYLVLLRSLQDACPPVVVSVLLNSTRLFCCDLRGVNLLLPSFVSVLETVLLDRDLILFKGLVSLVDLRRSSIFILLSLMPLPVQLGPAQIQNSVDLMMGCEDATAGTFLSYKLRLRSLLIGALQTETDTCNIQLLLAAILNVVHDSAAAEAPPPSPDPHQSRRSDHWNQEVQFRATSGTSRTRTPTTQSEAAVLWVHVVRLLTQRLTSQWRNDSGVCLSALEVLGGLAKVEVQVEASERRRAVGSVCTYIVFQCGRPPPLHSRDLHSIIVAAFCCLNTWLTQNPVLLHQQECLLEVLEIVELGISGSRSRQDQNVVWKDDKDLNPASLRVKEAAEATLSCIMQVSGAGPDPSLRDNALMLDNSSLKRSRYFVLEGSVILATLEPTPDQPDQEPSPSLLVILRGPSGHHSWSLQLHLLPKDARAIQTQAALIPRQVRLAAEDAGQRRSIKHQLVPELMERVPLVGADQSIPPLIRTGPAEDQQQLDHLRVTLKTQQEIEVQPGLSSHSVAMATCRPAPPISCFQVTRLFLSHLGFLTPESVKDPGVNSMQPALLSLDSSLPGFSENLRRLDQLPSRNSDCAFVFYMRAGQKTPREILGNVEKQTHVSGPFLDFLSSLGCPEEVGGASRSEFEAVLGDSGGGVFDGRRFVLKFADALTQIAFIVPSSHTYTDWLKSFEEAGHAAASSSNQKRAETRPSEDIRFCQSVSSFFQSDSKLLIVWVERFEDIEKFPLTDLLLETRAQTEAGSSNIQLIFIHPLKTGLFRICFLGNASTKLGLVVPLVNGMVTSRRSLGFLLTEMVSNCSHRCRSESDSAPPPHVRRKHLINDIILSYKSCCSEPAFYSALFQS encoded by the exons ATGATGGACCAGTTCCTGAAAGGCCAGATCAGCGTGCTCAGCGGTTTCCCGCCTTCTGTGGGCAGAGATGTTGCTGTTGCCGTGGTGAAGCCCCTAGCAGCAGGCCTGGGAAACCCCAGCACCCGCAGCCTGCTGCGTACTGACCGGCAG GTATTGAGTTCGACTCAGTCTCTGGCCAGAGAGAGTTCAATGATGAGCAGCGAAACCTGGCAGACTCTCCTGCATTTCCTGCTGCGCATCAACCACACCCTGTTGGCTCCGCCTACTCCTGCAG GAGGCTTGTCGAAGCTTTCCGTAGCGGTCCTCCTGGAGGTGTGGCTGCTGGCATGTTCTCGATGTTTTCCGTGCCGCTCGTTGTGGCAGACGTTCAGGCAGATGTTCAGCAGCTGGAGGCATCAGCCTGCGGTGGTGGAGCAGTGGAGCCGGGTCGCTGCAGGACTAACCTCCAG GCTCCTTCCTCAGATGTTTGGAccttccttccctcccttcGAGGTTCCAGGTGAAGATGCTTCTCTGGTTCCTGCAGACATGGAAGGTGAACGTGTTTCTCACACCTGGTTCAAGTTCCTGCACCTGTTCAG TAATCCAGTGGATCTGATTGGCCCAGCAGCCGGTTCCTCCTTGGATGAAGACGTTCAGCTGCCAGGAATCTTTTTCAGAGTCATGAGATCAGTCGGTGAAATGGTCGACGCCTTCCTCG GTGTGACTGTGAGAAACTCAggacaaacaaaacatctgctACCAAACACAG aactTGGTGCCAGAAGTCAATCCAGAGACAGACTGCCTTCTCTGGGTAAACAACCTCAGTCCACCGACCCTGTCCATCAGAACTCCTCTGTGGTTCCGGTTCATCTCCCTGTGATCTTCCCTCCAGGTTTCTCTGTGAGCAGAAGTCCGTTTAGAGACCGCCTCCCATCGTATG aGTTCTCACGGCCTCGTTCTGGAAGTGCCCCGCCCACACCTGTTAACTTCCCCACTACACCTGAAGCCCCGCCTATTAAAAGCTCCTCACTTTCACGTAAACAACAG ACACCTTCATCCCCCCATCACTGGAAGTCTTCCTCTCGTCTGCGCTCTTCCTGTCCTCCTGTGAACTCTGCCCCTCGATGCCCCGCCCACCCTCTCAGGTGTAACACGGATTCCCTCCTGCACCTGTTTGGCTCCTGGCTGTTTGAAGCCGCTCTGATAACTTCAG GTAAACAAGCTGATGTCACTGTGATGTCAGACCGATGGGCAGCAGGGAGAGCAGAGGCCTGCGGGACGCTCTGTAGGATTTTCACCTGCAAGAAGACGggagaaaacattcagtccatCTACCTGTCCAG GTTCTACCTGGTTCTCCTGCGGAGCCTCCAGGACGCCTGTCCACCTGTCGTGGTCTCTGTCCTGCTGAACTCCACCCGTCTGTTCTGCTGTGACCTGAGAGGGGTCAACCTGCTGCTGCCGTCCTTTGTCTCCGTCCTGGAGACGGTACTGCTGGACAG GGATCTGATCCTGTTTAAGGGCCTCGTCAGTCTTGTGGATTTAAGGCGGTCCTCCATCTTCATCCTGCTGTCTCTGATGCCCCTCCCCGTGCAGCTTGGACCTGCCCAAATACAG AACTCTGTGGATTTGATGATGGGCTGTGAGGATGCCACAGCAGGAACCTTCCTGTCTTATAAGCTCCGCCTCCGCAGCCTTCTGATTGGAGCTttgcagacagagacagacacatGCAACATCCAGCTGCTCCTGG ccgccatattgaatgtagTCCATGACTCGGCTGCAGCAGAGGCTCCTCCTCCCTCACCTGATCCTCATCAG TCCAGAAGGTCTGACCATTGGAACCAGGAGGTCCAATTCAGGGCgaccagtggaaccagtagGACCAGGACACCAA CTACCCAATCGGAAGCAGCAGTCCTTTGGGTTCATGTTGTCCGTCTGCTGACTCAGCGTTTGACGTCTCAGTGGAGAAATGACTCTGGAGTTTGTCTGTCTGCACTGGAAGTACTGGGAGGACTGGCCAAG GTGGAGGTCCAGGTGGAGGCCTCGGAGCGGCGCCGGGCCGTCGGTTCTGTCTGCACCTACATCGTGTTCCAGTGCGGCCGTCCTCCTCCGCTCCACTCCAGAGACCTGCACTCTATCATCGTCGCTGCTTTCTGCTGCCTGAACACTTGGCTGACCCAGAACCCGGTTCTGCTGCACCAGCAG GAGTGTCTGCTGGAGGTTTTGGAGATTGTGGAGTTGGGGATCTCAGGCAGCAGGTCCAGACAGGACCAGAACGTTGTGTGGAAGGACGACAAAGATCTGAACCCGGCCTCTCTGAGGGTGAAGGAAGCGGCGGAGGCAACCCTGAGCTG tatCATGCAGGTTTCCGGAGCGGGTCCAGATCCGTCGCTCAGAGACAACGCCCTGATGTTGGATAACAGCAGCCTGAAGAGGTCCAGATATTTTGTTCTGGAAGGTTCTGTGATTCTGGCCACATTGGAGCCAACACCAGATCAACCTGATCAAG AGCCCAGTCCATCTCTGCTGGTGATCTTGAGGGGACCGTCGGGACATCACAGCTGGAGTCTACAGCTCCACCTGCTGCCTAAAGATGCCCGAGCCATTCAG ACGCAAGCTGCGCTAATCCCAAGACAGGTGCGTCTCGCCGCTGAAGACGCTGGACAGAGACGCTCCATCAAGCACCAGCTGGTTCCGGAGCTCATGGAGAGAGTTCCTTTAGTTGGAGCAGATCAGAGCATCCCTCCTCTGATCAGAACTGGACCTGCTGAG GACCAGCAGCAGTTGGACCATCTGCGAGTAACCTTGAAGACCCAACAGGAAATTGAAGTTCAGCCTGGGCTGAGCAGCCattcagttgctatggcaacctgCAGACCAGCTCCTCCTATCAGCTGCTTCCAGGTGACCAGACTCTTCCTGTCCCACCTGGGTTTTCTGACTCCGGAGAGTGTGAAG GATCCAGGTGTCAACAGCATGCAGCCCGCACTCTTGTCTCTGGACTCGTCTCTTCCAGGTTTCTCAGAAAACCTGAGACGTTTAGATCAGCTTCCATCCAGAAACAGTGACTGTGCGTTTGTCTTCTACATGAGAGCAGGACAGAAGACACCCAGAGAG ATCTTGGGGAATGTGGAGAAGCAGACCCACGTCAGCGGTCCTTTCTTGGACTTCCTGTCGTCTCTTGGTTGTCCTGAAGAGGTGGGCGGAGCCAGTCGTTCAG AATTTGAGGCTGTTCTGGGGGACAGCGGAGGCGGCGTGTTCGATGGACGGAGGTTCGTCCTGAAGTTTGCCGATGCTTTGACGCAAATCGCCTTCATTGTTCCTTCATCACACACCTACA ctgattggctgaaaagCTTTGAGGAGGCGGGGCACGCCGCTGCTTCATCATCCAACCAGAAAAGAGCTGAG ACCCGTCCATCAGAAGACATCCGGTTCTGTCAGAGTGTCTCATCATTTTTCCAATCAGACTCAAAGCTGCTGATTGTTTGGGTCGAACGCTTTGAGGACATTG AGAAGTTTCCTCTGACCGATCTGCTGCTGGAGACGAGAGCGCAGACGGAGGCCGG TTCCTCCAACATCCAGTTGATCTTCATCCATCCTCTGAAGACGGGACTCTTCAGGATCTGCTTCCTTGGAAATGCCTCCACCAAGCTGGGACTGGTCGTCCCATTGGTGAATGGGATGGTGACCAGCAGGAGGTCTCTGG GGTTCCTGCTCACAGAGATGGTGTCTAACTGCTCTCACCGCTGTCGCTCAGAGAGTGACTCCGCCCCTCCGCCTCACGTCAGAAGGAAACACCTGATCAATGACATCATCCTCTCCTATaagagctgctgctctgaaCCCGCCTTCTACTCCGCCCTGTTCCAGAGTTGA
- the ralgapb gene encoding ral GTPase-activating protein subunit beta isoform X1, with the protein MMDQFLKGQISVLSGFPPSVGRDVAVAVVKPLAAGLGNPSTRSLLRTDRQVKWTMEVLCYGLTLPLDRDTVKLCVDVYTDWMMTLVSQKSSTPPPISRDPNLYVQRILRHLYILFLPRSGQVSPDYLSLCQQVLSSTQSLARESSMMSSETWQTLLHFLLRINHTLLAPPTPAGGLSKLSVAVLLEVWLLACSRCFPCRSLWQTFRQMFSSWRHQPAVVEQWSRVAAGLTSRLLPQMFGPSFPPFEVPGEDASLVPADMEGERVSHTWFKFLHLFSNPVDLIGPAAGSSLDEDVQLPGIFFRVMRSVGEMVDAFLGVTVRNSGQTKHLLPNTELGARSQSRDRLPSLGKQPQSTDPVHQNSSVVPVHLPVIFPPGFSVSRSPFRDRLPSYEFSRPRSGSAPPTPVNFPTTPEAPPIKSSSLSRKQQTPSSPHHWKSSSRLRSSCPPVNSAPRCPAHPLRCNTDSLLHLFGSWLFEAALITSGKQADVTVMSDRWAAGRAEACGTLCRIFTCKKTGENIQSIYLSRFYLVLLRSLQDACPPVVVSVLLNSTRLFCCDLRGVNLLLPSFVSVLETVLLDRDLILFKGLVSLVDLRRSSIFILLSLMPLPVQLGPAQIQNSVDLMMGCEDATAGTFLSYKLRLRSLLIGALQTETDTCNIQLLLAAILNVVHDSAAAEAPPPSPDPHQSRRSDHWNQEVQFRATSGTSRTRTPTTQSEAAVLWVHVVRLLTQRLTSQWRNDSGVCLSALEVLGGLAKVEVQVEASERRRAVGSVCTYIVFQCGRPPPLHSRDLHSIIVAAFCCLNTWLTQNPVLLHQQECLLEVLEIVELGISGSRSRQDQNVVWKDDKDLNPASLRVKEAAEATLSCIMQVSGAGPDPSLRDNALMLDNSSLKRSRYFVLEGSVILATLEPTPDQPDQEPSPSLLVILRGPSGHHSWSLQLHLLPKDARAIQTQAALIPRQVRLAAEDAGQRRSIKHQLVPELMERVPLVGADQSIPPLIRTGPAEDQQQLDHLRVTLKTQQEIEVQPGLSSHSVAMATCRPAPPISCFQVTRLFLSHLGFLTPESVKDPGVNSMQPALLSLDSSLPGFSENLRRLDQLPSRNSDCAFVFYMRAGQKTPREILGNVEKQTHVSGPFLDFLSSLGCPEEVGGASRSEFEAVLGDSGGGVFDGRRFVLKFADALTQIAFIVPSSHTYTDWLKSFEEAGHAAASSSNQKRAETRPSEDIRFCQSVSSFFQSDSKLLIVWVERFEDIEKFPLTDLLLETRAQTEAGSSNIQLIFIHPLKTGLFRICFLGNASTKLGLVVPLVNGMVTSRRSLGFLLTEMVSNCSHRCRSESDSAPPPHVRRKHLINDIILSYKSCCSEPAFYSALFQS; encoded by the exons ATGATGGACCAGTTCCTGAAAGGCCAGATCAGCGTGCTCAGCGGTTTCCCGCCTTCTGTGGGCAGAGATGTTGCTGTTGCCGTGGTGAAGCCCCTAGCAGCAGGCCTGGGAAACCCCAGCACCCGCAGCCTGCTGCGTACTGACCGGCAG GTGAAGTGGACCATGGAGGTCCTCTGTTACGGTTTGACTCTGCCATTGGACAGAGACACTGTCAAACTCTGTGTGGACGTCTACACTGATTGGATGATGACACTGGTGTCCCAAAAAAGCTCCACCCCTCCACCAATCAGCAGAGACCCTAATCTGTATGTCCAGAGGATCCTTCGGCATCTCTACATCCTCTTCCTACCCAG GTCAGGCCAGGTGAGTCCGGACTACCTGTCTCTCTGTCAGCAGGTATTGAGTTCGACTCAGTCTCTGGCCAGAGAGAGTTCAATGATGAGCAGCGAAACCTGGCAGACTCTCCTGCATTTCCTGCTGCGCATCAACCACACCCTGTTGGCTCCGCCTACTCCTGCAG GAGGCTTGTCGAAGCTTTCCGTAGCGGTCCTCCTGGAGGTGTGGCTGCTGGCATGTTCTCGATGTTTTCCGTGCCGCTCGTTGTGGCAGACGTTCAGGCAGATGTTCAGCAGCTGGAGGCATCAGCCTGCGGTGGTGGAGCAGTGGAGCCGGGTCGCTGCAGGACTAACCTCCAG GCTCCTTCCTCAGATGTTTGGAccttccttccctcccttcGAGGTTCCAGGTGAAGATGCTTCTCTGGTTCCTGCAGACATGGAAGGTGAACGTGTTTCTCACACCTGGTTCAAGTTCCTGCACCTGTTCAG TAATCCAGTGGATCTGATTGGCCCAGCAGCCGGTTCCTCCTTGGATGAAGACGTTCAGCTGCCAGGAATCTTTTTCAGAGTCATGAGATCAGTCGGTGAAATGGTCGACGCCTTCCTCG GTGTGACTGTGAGAAACTCAggacaaacaaaacatctgctACCAAACACAG aactTGGTGCCAGAAGTCAATCCAGAGACAGACTGCCTTCTCTGGGTAAACAACCTCAGTCCACCGACCCTGTCCATCAGAACTCCTCTGTGGTTCCGGTTCATCTCCCTGTGATCTTCCCTCCAGGTTTCTCTGTGAGCAGAAGTCCGTTTAGAGACCGCCTCCCATCGTATG aGTTCTCACGGCCTCGTTCTGGAAGTGCCCCGCCCACACCTGTTAACTTCCCCACTACACCTGAAGCCCCGCCTATTAAAAGCTCCTCACTTTCACGTAAACAACAG ACACCTTCATCCCCCCATCACTGGAAGTCTTCCTCTCGTCTGCGCTCTTCCTGTCCTCCTGTGAACTCTGCCCCTCGATGCCCCGCCCACCCTCTCAGGTGTAACACGGATTCCCTCCTGCACCTGTTTGGCTCCTGGCTGTTTGAAGCCGCTCTGATAACTTCAG GTAAACAAGCTGATGTCACTGTGATGTCAGACCGATGGGCAGCAGGGAGAGCAGAGGCCTGCGGGACGCTCTGTAGGATTTTCACCTGCAAGAAGACGggagaaaacattcagtccatCTACCTGTCCAG GTTCTACCTGGTTCTCCTGCGGAGCCTCCAGGACGCCTGTCCACCTGTCGTGGTCTCTGTCCTGCTGAACTCCACCCGTCTGTTCTGCTGTGACCTGAGAGGGGTCAACCTGCTGCTGCCGTCCTTTGTCTCCGTCCTGGAGACGGTACTGCTGGACAG GGATCTGATCCTGTTTAAGGGCCTCGTCAGTCTTGTGGATTTAAGGCGGTCCTCCATCTTCATCCTGCTGTCTCTGATGCCCCTCCCCGTGCAGCTTGGACCTGCCCAAATACAG AACTCTGTGGATTTGATGATGGGCTGTGAGGATGCCACAGCAGGAACCTTCCTGTCTTATAAGCTCCGCCTCCGCAGCCTTCTGATTGGAGCTttgcagacagagacagacacatGCAACATCCAGCTGCTCCTGG ccgccatattgaatgtagTCCATGACTCGGCTGCAGCAGAGGCTCCTCCTCCCTCACCTGATCCTCATCAG TCCAGAAGGTCTGACCATTGGAACCAGGAGGTCCAATTCAGGGCgaccagtggaaccagtagGACCAGGACACCAA CTACCCAATCGGAAGCAGCAGTCCTTTGGGTTCATGTTGTCCGTCTGCTGACTCAGCGTTTGACGTCTCAGTGGAGAAATGACTCTGGAGTTTGTCTGTCTGCACTGGAAGTACTGGGAGGACTGGCCAAG GTGGAGGTCCAGGTGGAGGCCTCGGAGCGGCGCCGGGCCGTCGGTTCTGTCTGCACCTACATCGTGTTCCAGTGCGGCCGTCCTCCTCCGCTCCACTCCAGAGACCTGCACTCTATCATCGTCGCTGCTTTCTGCTGCCTGAACACTTGGCTGACCCAGAACCCGGTTCTGCTGCACCAGCAG GAGTGTCTGCTGGAGGTTTTGGAGATTGTGGAGTTGGGGATCTCAGGCAGCAGGTCCAGACAGGACCAGAACGTTGTGTGGAAGGACGACAAAGATCTGAACCCGGCCTCTCTGAGGGTGAAGGAAGCGGCGGAGGCAACCCTGAGCTG tatCATGCAGGTTTCCGGAGCGGGTCCAGATCCGTCGCTCAGAGACAACGCCCTGATGTTGGATAACAGCAGCCTGAAGAGGTCCAGATATTTTGTTCTGGAAGGTTCTGTGATTCTGGCCACATTGGAGCCAACACCAGATCAACCTGATCAAG AGCCCAGTCCATCTCTGCTGGTGATCTTGAGGGGACCGTCGGGACATCACAGCTGGAGTCTACAGCTCCACCTGCTGCCTAAAGATGCCCGAGCCATTCAG ACGCAAGCTGCGCTAATCCCAAGACAGGTGCGTCTCGCCGCTGAAGACGCTGGACAGAGACGCTCCATCAAGCACCAGCTGGTTCCGGAGCTCATGGAGAGAGTTCCTTTAGTTGGAGCAGATCAGAGCATCCCTCCTCTGATCAGAACTGGACCTGCTGAG GACCAGCAGCAGTTGGACCATCTGCGAGTAACCTTGAAGACCCAACAGGAAATTGAAGTTCAGCCTGGGCTGAGCAGCCattcagttgctatggcaacctgCAGACCAGCTCCTCCTATCAGCTGCTTCCAGGTGACCAGACTCTTCCTGTCCCACCTGGGTTTTCTGACTCCGGAGAGTGTGAAG GATCCAGGTGTCAACAGCATGCAGCCCGCACTCTTGTCTCTGGACTCGTCTCTTCCAGGTTTCTCAGAAAACCTGAGACGTTTAGATCAGCTTCCATCCAGAAACAGTGACTGTGCGTTTGTCTTCTACATGAGAGCAGGACAGAAGACACCCAGAGAG ATCTTGGGGAATGTGGAGAAGCAGACCCACGTCAGCGGTCCTTTCTTGGACTTCCTGTCGTCTCTTGGTTGTCCTGAAGAGGTGGGCGGAGCCAGTCGTTCAG AATTTGAGGCTGTTCTGGGGGACAGCGGAGGCGGCGTGTTCGATGGACGGAGGTTCGTCCTGAAGTTTGCCGATGCTTTGACGCAAATCGCCTTCATTGTTCCTTCATCACACACCTACA ctgattggctgaaaagCTTTGAGGAGGCGGGGCACGCCGCTGCTTCATCATCCAACCAGAAAAGAGCTGAG ACCCGTCCATCAGAAGACATCCGGTTCTGTCAGAGTGTCTCATCATTTTTCCAATCAGACTCAAAGCTGCTGATTGTTTGGGTCGAACGCTTTGAGGACATTG AGAAGTTTCCTCTGACCGATCTGCTGCTGGAGACGAGAGCGCAGACGGAGGCCGG TTCCTCCAACATCCAGTTGATCTTCATCCATCCTCTGAAGACGGGACTCTTCAGGATCTGCTTCCTTGGAAATGCCTCCACCAAGCTGGGACTGGTCGTCCCATTGGTGAATGGGATGGTGACCAGCAGGAGGTCTCTGG GGTTCCTGCTCACAGAGATGGTGTCTAACTGCTCTCACCGCTGTCGCTCAGAGAGTGACTCCGCCCCTCCGCCTCACGTCAGAAGGAAACACCTGATCAATGACATCATCCTCTCCTATaagagctgctgctctgaaCCCGCCTTCTACTCCGCCCTGTTCCAGAGTTGA